The sequence below is a genomic window from Methanocalculus natronophilus.
GCGTTCCGAGGCAAGCTCCACCGCCTCCTCGATCTCACGCTTCCGCTTCAGTACATGTTCAATTGCATCATAGAGTTCGCTATGCGTGAACGGCTTGATGATATAATCCTCGATATACATCCCATACTCTTTTGCCTCATCGGGCGTGAGCTGTTTTGCGGTCAGCATCAAAACAGGTATATCACGGGTCTTTGGATTGAATTTGATCTGTTCAAGTGCTTCCCATCCATCCATCGGCTCCATCATGATATCGAGGAGGATCAGATCAGGTGTGATATCTTCAAGAAGAGCAAGGCCTTCCTCACCGCTGCCTGCCGAATATGTCGTATAGCCACCACGCTTTAACATGGTTACAAAGACTTCGACTATCCCCGGATTGTCATCTACCACAAGAACTGTTGCTGTCATCAGAGAGCTCCTCCGATACGCTCTCCAATCTCCTGAAGTCTGGAAGAAATATCAGTCATATCGGCTTCTTCATCAACGATTCCTGCAATCAGAAGTCTCGGTCCTGCTCCAACAACAAGTATGGACTGGCGGCTCCCCCTGACCATCACATATGCCGGAGATTCAATATTCACAACAGATGAGGCGGCTTCTGATGAGGCATACAGCGTGGCACACATTGCCCCAAACGACTGGGCAGCTAATGAGTCTTCAAATGTTTTTCCAATAAGTATTCCATCATTTGAGACAAGTGCGCACTCACCGACACCGGGAACTGCCCTGATTTCATCGATAAACTGACGCACTTTCTCTTTAAGCGAACCTGATGCTGTCATATCCCATATTCTCCAGACCTTTTCAGGCATCTGTTACTAGTCGTTTCCTGGCAGTTTTGATCTGAATCTTCTTCCAGTTAATCCCCGGATGGTGGAGTACCATGACAGAGTTGAATTGACAGGAGTGAAATTTCAGAGTTGATCAGTTGTTGATTGATTGTCTGTATAAATACATTTTCCCATTTCTCCCTGGGAATGTGGCAGCCCCGTTTGTTTCAGGAGCATCCAGCGCAGGCTCCATGACGCCATCACCAGCAAAAAGCAAACTAGATAAGGAATACTATCGAATAAACTAAGGCTGGGGCCATAGGGTAGCCTGGCCATCCTAGGAGACTGGGGGTCTTCTGACCTGCGTTCAAATCGCAGTGGCCCCATTCAACTCTTTCTTTGTGAAAAGGTAGATCATATGAGAATCACCAATGAATGTCAGGATTGTCTCCTTTCCCGTGTCCGGTTTGAAGCGGAGCTCGTAACCGGGGATCAGAGGCTTATTGATGAAGCCATTGAAGCAGCCAGGCAGCTCCTGACAGATCTCTTTGATGACGATGTCCCGGCACCTGTTATCGCAAGTGCCGTTCACCGGTGCTGTTACAGGATAGTCGGATCAGATGATCCATACCGGTCACTCAAATACAACGACACCCTGACTGCACGTGATGTCCAGACAAAGGTTATGCCGTTGATCAATGATTTTCATTCGGCTGTTATCGCCGCCACAATCGGCAACGCAATAGATTACGGGGTAGCAGGACATTCGGTAGCAGAAGATTTTGTCGGGTATTTCAGGGATGAATTCGAGACAGGACTCTATCATGATGATACAGCAGGGATAGAGAGCCTCGCCCGCCGTGTCGTCTACTTCACCGATAACACCGGGGAGATACTCTTTGACAGAATCCTGATCGAGGAGCTGAAGAACCTCGGGGCATATGTGACGGTTGCCGTGAAGGAGAGCCCGATGTTAAATGACGCAACGCTCAAAGAGGCCCGTGATGCCGGAATCGAGGAGGTTGCAGACCACCTGACGACAACCGGCGGGGGAGCAGAGCTCGGCGTCAATCTCGATCTGATACCACCCGATCTCGCAGAGGCCCTGAAGTCTGCGACCCTGGTCATCTCAAAGGGACTTGCAAATTACGAGTCGCTGTCACACTATACCGGCCTTCCCCCGGTTGCCTGCCTGATGATGGTGAAGTGTGATCCGATTGCCCGCGATCTTGATGTTCCAAAAGGTGTAAAGATCGCAAAGCTCCTCAGATGAAACCTGGTGGGTAAGGATTATCCCCACTCAATTCTATCTAAGTATATGGTGCTTGAGACAAACCTGTACTATGCCCTGATTGTCATTGGCGCACTGCTGATCCTGTATGAAGCCATTAATCCGGGCTTTTTTGCTGCGGTCCCGGGAACAACGATGATTGTTCTTGGAATCATGTTTATGATGGGCATTGATGTCTTCGGCAGTGTCTGGGGGATGGTAATAGGTGTTGCTTCGGCCCTGATTGCTGCAAGCCTCTCAGTATTGCTGTACCGTCGCCTCTCCCCTGAACAGCTTCCAACAACAATGAGCAGGGATTCTTTAATTGGAAAAACCGGCAGAGTTGTTCGGGAAGTCAGATCTGACGATCTGACAGGGAAGGTTTCTGTCTCAGGTGTTGAGTGGAGTGCAAAATCAGCAGACGGCACCATCGCTCCGGGCACCACCGTCACAATCGTGGATGCTGCGGGAGTGCATATCATTGTAGAGGAGGTATAAATTCTATGGTTCTTGTAGACAATCTGGTTACCTTTACCCTTATTCTGGTTATCGTTTTCATTTTTGCCCGTGGTGTTGTCATTGTTCAGCCATACCAGCAGGGGCTTACCATCCGTCTTGGAACATATACAGGACGGATGAATCCCGGCTTCAGGTGGATTGTCCCATTCATCACCGAAGTGATCAAGATGGATCTCCGGACACAGGTGATCGATGTCCCGTCACAGGAAGTGATCACCAAAGACAACTCGCCAACAAATGTTGATGCCATCATCTATGTCAGGGTAATGGACCCGGAGAAGGCATATTTTGAGGTCTCTGCATACAAGTCTGCAACTGTGGCACTCGCACAGACGAGTCTTCGTGGTATCATCGGCGATATGGAGCTTGATGAGGTTCTGTATAACCGTGACCTGATCAACACAAAACTCCGTGACATGCTTGACCGCGAAACCGACCAGTGGGGCGTCAAGGTTGAGCGTGTCGAGATTAAGGAGGTCGATCCAATCGGTGCAGTCAAGCAGGCGATGACCGAGCAGACGTCAGCCGAGCGTGAGCGGCGTGCCGCAATCCTCAGGGCTGACGGAGAGAAGCGCGCTGCAATCCTTCAGGCAGAAGGTGTCCGCCAGAGTATGATCCTTGAGGCTGAGGGAGAGCGGCAGAGTAAGATTCTCAGGGCAGAAGGAGAGAGGCAGGGGAAGATCCTGATGTCCCAGGGAGAAGCCCAGGGCCTTCGGATACTGGCTCTTGGATCCCGGCCGCTTGACAAGCGTGCAATCACCGTCCTCTCGCTTGAAACACTCAAGAAGATGAGTGAAGGCGAGGCAACCAAGATTGTCCTGCCATTTGAAATATCAAGCCTCATCAAGCAGAGTGCACAGTTCCTTGGTGCAACAGAGGACTTCTCGGATGTTGATACAAAAGACCTGATGGAACTCTCTGAGGATATACTCGGTGAAATGCCAAGTGGTGGCGAGGTTGTCAGTACGGCAAAAGAGATCGTCAAAGATATCGAATCCACAGTTGACACAGCAGACATGAAGATAATGTCAAAAGATAAGCTGGAGTGATTCATACACTTTTTTTCCTATTTTCCTTTTTACACCCGATCAAGTCCATCCTGCATACCTGTTGCCCGTATTGGCATCATGAGCGTTTTTTCTACAGACGACCACAATCTCTTTCTCCAATAGAACCCTTCAGTTCCACATACGAGAGGGGGTACTTTCATCAATGACAGCGACGATTCGTGAACTGAAACCAGAGGATTTCCACCTTGCTGAAACCCTCTGGCTGGAATATCGTGGCCAGAAGGCAGATCCAAAGAACGAGCGGATTTTTGGTATATTCAATGATACAGAACTCCAAGCAACGGCACGCTGCACCCGCCATCCGGCGGGTCTTGAGATGGACTGTGTCTTTACCCCGGAGAAGCACCGGGGAAAAGGATATGCCCGTATGGCTGTCCAGGCTCTTCTTGACGCCTGCGGTGCGGAGACGATATACATCCACTCGACGCTTCCCCTAATCACATTCTATACGTCCCTTGGTTTTCAAAGGATAGAAGAGAGAAAGATGCCTGAGACGATACGTGACCGTTTCATCTTCTGTTTTGGAGAGATGGAAGGCTGCAACGCCATACCGATGGTCAGGCCGGGCGTAAAAAAATAGAGAAGGGTATCAGCTCCATTCAGAGATGGAAGAGATAGGGGAGGATGAGCGGGGAGAGGAGCATAAAGAGGACTGCCCACGATACAGAGACGACAATCCTGTCAACATACTTCACAAGCCCAAGCTTATCCAGGAAGCGGGTTAATCCTTCCCTGAGAATATGGCCGCCATCCAGGGGGAGCATCGGGAGGGCATTGAAGATACCAACCATGATATTGATCCATCCAAGCCAGAAGAGGAGATGGATAACCGGCCAGAACCCGTCAAAGGGAACCTGAAGATACGTACTCTCGACAGTCTCATAGGGTATCACCCTGAGGAATTCAGCTCCGGGAACAATATTGAGCGGTGCAATAAGCAGGTAGAGCATCCCTTCCGGCGAGGCCAGGTTCTCAAAGACCATGACGACCCGTTCACTGTCATAGTAGGAGACACCCATGAACCCTGAACTGATCTCATCTCCCGTGGCAAGCTCATCAGGCCACTCGGAGAGGGTCAGGGTTCGTTCAATCAATGTATTGTCTTTCTCAACCACAAGCGTGATCGAGTCGCCGGGAGCAGTCCCTGCAAGTAAAGCCGTCACCTCATCCCGTGAAGCAACAGGTGTGCCATCCACCATCGTGATGATGGATGGATAGGGAAGGTCTGCTTCCCATGCAGGGTAGTCCTGATAGACGCCGGTCACGACCGGCACCGGTGAAGGCGCAACCATCCCAAGAAGCAGTACGAGGGCAATGAAACAGGCAAGACCAATTGTGAGATTGTTTGCTATGCCTGCACCAAACATACGCATCTTCGCCATTCCATGCGTCCTGTCGAGATCCTCTTCATCTGGCTCGACAAATGCTCCAATCGGAATGACGGCAAGCAATAATCCGGTGCTTTTCACTGCAATCCCCTCTATTCTGCAGAGGATACCATGACCAAACTCATGGATTGCAATCGTCAGGACAAGTGCTGTCCAGACAGCAAAGCTTGATGGTATAAATTCATTCACGCCGGGGATAAGCAGGATATTCTGCGGCTTCTGAAAGTCTGTTGGTTCAGGCTGGGTGAGCAGGGTGATCTCTGTTGTTCTGATCAGAAGATAGGTCATCAGTCCCGAGATGAAGACGACCATCAGGACGCCGATTGTCCCATATACCCTGAAAAACCCGCTCAATGATTTGAAGTGGTCAAAAAAACGGACATTCTCGGTCCTGATAGCCATGATTGGACCAAAGAACGAAACGTTCTCTGGGAATAACCCGTTTCTCCTGATTACAGCCGCAGCTAAAGCATAGATTCCGATGGCAAGAAGAACCGGATAGTACCATTCCATTCATATAGTATTTGTTGTATCACTTCATAACAGTGATGCCCGGGTACCTTCCTGCCTGATCCGGGAGGGTTTCCCGGCAAATGCTGACAATGTTGGTTCAGGTACCGGTTCAAAAGTCGAAAAGGTTCGACTGATTCCGGTTCGAGAGGAGAGCAGATACCGTCTTCCAGCGTGATCGTGAACAGGGCGGGGCAACGCCGTGTTCACGGATATATTCCTTCAAAAAGTGTATTGTCAACGTATCTGAAGGGTACCCGCTCCCGATATCGCCATATTCCTCTGATAGTTCGTCTATTGCACGGTCACGAAGCACTTTTGCGATGATGCTCGCAGCAGCAACAATCCTGTGAGCGCTATCTGCCCGGTGTTCAGATATCACAGCACAGGGCGTTTTCAGCAGCTGCGACACCGTCCTGCCAAATCTCTCTGCATTGACATCGCATGCATCAAGGTATGCAGATGAGGAGGTCGGGTTCTCAGGGTGGGGGAGTCCGTCAAGAGAGGCTGCATGTGCCCGGGCAACAACCATGTTCATTGATTCGCGTGCAAGAAGGGAGTCGATCTCATGGGGTTGTAGAACAACCGCATGATAGCAGCAGACATCCTCGAGAAGGAGAAACATCTCTTCACGTCTCTCTCGTGAAAGGGTTTTTGAGTCCCGCACACCAGTATCCAGAAGGAGGGAGAGATCCAAAATCCCGACTGCTGCTGTCACCATCGGCCCAAGGACTGCACCTTTTCCTGCCTCATCCACACCATAGAACATGCAAATAAGAGATCACTCCGCAAGGTATTTCAATACCTGCATTGGTAAATCCGTATATGTACATCATCGTGGTGGGACTTGGCGGGATCGGGAGAAGCCTGGCGGCGACTGCCGGGGATAACGGTGACAGCGTTGTGGTTATAGATAAAAATGAAGAGCGTTGTGCAGATATTCTTGAAGAGTACGATCTCCTCGCCATCACCGGGAATGCCACTGATAAAACAATTCTCGAGGATGCCGGGATTGATCGTGCCGACGCGCTTGTCGCCACCACAAGCGATGATGCAGCTAACCTGATGACATGCTGGCTTGCAAAACGGTATGCTGTTTCAAATGTCGTCTCTATCGTCAACCAGACAGAGCATTCCGAACTCTTCAAGGAGGTTGGTGTCCGGATAAGCGAAAACCCCGACGAGATCGTGGCACGATCGCTCTATACCTGGGCCGAGAACCCAAATACCCAGGCTCTCGCCTCAATCCCCGGCGGCGGCATCTTTGAGATTACAGTGGATGCAGGCTCTTCTGGTGCTGACCGGCCGATCCACGAATTTGAAGTAAAAGACTACATTTTTATTGCGATTCACCGTGGCGGGGAGCTCATCATCCCACGGGGCGACACGGTGATACTTCCTGAGGATACCATCACAGTCTTCTCAAAGAAGGATGCCGAGATGAAGATTCTCCGCTACTTAAACAACCAGTTCAGAAAAGGATGAACGTGAGGGATCTTCATCCCATCCCTTTCGTTCAGAGAAATGCCTTGAGATGCCTGAGATCAAAGATAAGAGAGGGGTTGGCTTTGATAAGCTCTTTGATAAGGGATAGCGTGCTGAATTCAGCGAGATGGATTTTTGCCACCGAATGAACAATCGCATTCAGCTTCTCATCACTGAGTTTGACAAAGACCTCCTTGACCGCATAATTGCGCTCAAGTGTTTTCCCCATCTTTGATTCCCGCCACTCCGTATCATACGGCATGAGTGCAGCTTTGCTCGTATCGCCATTTTCAAGCGCTGATAACGCAGTTTCTGCAGCAAGCCGTCCGGTATACATCGCATTGTAGATGCCGCCACCGGTGATTGGATCTGACACCCTGGCCGCATCGCCGACGATGAGCATATTATCTGCAACCGTGCTGGCAAGCGGCCTGCAGACCGAGACACCACCGATGACCAGTTCGATTGTTTTCCCATCCGGGAAGTTTTTGGAGACAAAGCGGTCGAGATAGTCCTTTGCACGGTGGCCATCCCCGCTCTTTCCGCCACCAATACCAAGACCGACATTTGCTGTCCCGTCACCTTTTGGAAAGATCCAGGCATACCCGGCAGGAGCAACCTCATTTCCAAGATAAAACGATGTCGTGGCAGCGTCGATATCAATACCTGTCATCAGGTACTGTGCACAGGTCTCAATCTCGTTGAGGGGAACAGTTGTATCAATCCCTGCCCATTTTGCAAACTTTGATTCGACCCCGTCTGCTGCAACAACAACATCGGCTTCGACATCATATATTTTGCCATGCTGCTCAACAACCGCGCCGCCAACCGCACCATCTTTCATGATCGGAGCAGATGCCCGTGCCTTCATGTATATTTCCGCACCCGCCTCGGCAGCTTTCCAGATAAGTTCGCGATCAAAGACTTTCCGGTCAAGGACATAGCCGACTTCATTCCCGGACATGCTCGGCTCAAGGAGCATCGAGAACCCATCCGGAGCAACAAGCTTTGCCTTTTCGATATCCGAGGAGATCCATTTCGGATCAGGGGGAAGAAAATCATTCAGGAGTTCTTTTCCGATACCCTCAGCGCAACGGACAGGAACACCGATGGCGGGTCTCTTCTCGACGAGGCAGACCGAAAGGCCTTGTTTAGCAGCAGTCTCTGCGGCTAATGCACCCCCCGGACCCCCGCCGACAACCAGCATATCGTACTTCCGCTTCATTCCTCTGCAACCTCCAGAGCACCAAGCGGACATACCCTCTCACAGATGCCACATTCAATGCAGGCAGAATCAACCTCAAGATAGGCGTCGATCAGCTCAAGGGCACCTTCCGGACATACGGATACACATGCTCCGCAATATCCGCAGATATCCCGTCGTATTGTCAGCATTGCCAGAATATTGGATCAGATAAAGGTTTAATGATATTGTTTTGTAACCCGGATCGGCAGCAGATGCAGCAGTGCTCATTTCATTCCTGGAGATTTGCCGGCTTTGGGAGAGATACCCAAGAACTATTAAGAAATCCAGCTAATATTTTTGAACAGCAGGGAGAACCAGACCGGCCTGATGATGTACCATGACGACAAGTGAGCTGAAAGGCGGCCCGACACAGCCGGAAATCTGTGCGGTCGCAGTGGATAAGCTGGGTGTGCAGAAGAGCGATATCGCAGTTGATATCGGTTGTGGAACCGGTACCGTGAGTATTGCGCTTGCAGAGCGGGCAGAGCATGTATACGCAATTGACATCCGCGAAGAGGCGATCAGGGTTGCACAAAATGCCATTCTGACGGGCGGATGCAGCAATATCACTTTGGTATTGGGAAATGCAACGGAATTTCTCGAGGATCTCGATGAGGATGAGATAATCGATGTTGCATTTATCGGCGGCACACAGGATCTTGAAACCGTGCTTTTGGCCCTGGTTGAACGGAGAGTCCGCTCAATAGTTGTCAATGCCGTGCTCCTTGAAACCGCAGTGCTTGCAATCTCCACGATGAAGAGGCTTGGCATATTCTCAGAAGCCGTTCATCTCCAGGTTTCACGGGCCCATGATCTCAATGGAAAGACGATCTTCAAGCCCATAAACCCAATTTATATCATTACAGGAAGGTGCCGCTGATGCTGACTGCAGTCGGCCTTGGACCCGGGGATCCGGAGCTGCTCACATTGAAAGCCGTCCGTCTCCTCCGCGAGGCTGACACCGTCTTCGTTCCTGGTGAGATGGCATATACGCTCGTCTCCCCCTACAGAACCGATGCGGTGACGCTCGACTTCCCCATGACGCATGATGAGGCATATATCGAGGAATGCATGGAGGCAAATGCAGGTGCAATTGCACCGTCTGCACTTCATGGAAGGGCAGTCTTTGGGATCATCGGGGATCCGAACTTCTTCTCCACCTTCTCCCGCGTCACAGCGATCCTGAAGAGGGACTATCCCGACATTCAGATCGATTCGGTTCCCGGGATCAGCTCCATCACGGCGTTTCCTTCCATCGCTGGCATCCCCATCCAGAAGAGTTTCGCGGTTTCTGATGGATCTGAACCAGATGTCCTGATCAGGCTGAAGGTCCGGAAACCACAAGAGGAGGCAGAACACCTGAAACGAGAGGGATACTCCGAATTTATGCTTGTTGAGCGGATGTATATGGAAGGGATGGCAGTCTTTTCCGGGGATTCCCTTCCCCCGACGAGCAGTTATTTCAGCATAATGTATGCGAGGAGGTAAGATGAAAACATTTTATATTGTTGGTGCCGGGTGCGGAGATCCAGGCCTGATCACAGTCAGGGGAATGGAACTTCTGAAGAAAGCCGATATTCTCATCTACGCAGGATCGCTTGTAAATCCCGAGCTTGTACACGCCTCGGGCGCAGCCGTGAAGCTTGATTCCATAAAGATGAATCTACCTGAGATCTGCTCTGCAATCCGGGATGGCCTGCAGGAAGACAAACTGGTTGTCCGCCTGCATTCAGGGGATCCTGCCCTCTATGGTGCAATCGTTGAGCAGATGGCGGTTCTTGCAAAGGATGGTATTTCTGCTGAGATTGTACCCGGCGTCTCCTCGCTCTTCGGGGCAGCAGCCGCCCTGAAGACACAGCTGACGCTACGCGGGGTATCTGAGAGTGTCATCATCACCCGTCCCGCCGGAGCAACCCTGGATAAAGATAAGATCGCTCAGTTTTCCCGCACTGGTGAGACCCTGGTCATCTTCCTTGGTACAGAAAAACTCAGGGAGATCATGGATTCGGTCGAGTGTTTGCCAGAGACTCCGGCAGCAGTCGTCTACCACGCGACATGGGATGATGAGATCGTGGTCAAAGGGACAGTTGCCGATATCGCTGATAAGGCAGAAGCTGCCGGGATCACAAAAACAGCCCTGATCATCATAGGGAAGGCGGTTCTTGGGATAGAGAGTGGCTTTACCCATTCGCACCTCTACTCATGAAATGCTGTGTCATCACCCTCCCAAGATTCATGCCCGATGCAGAGACGATAGCAGGGGCGATTGGAGCAGATACCCTGGAGTATCAGGACGGCATATTCCAGAGGGCTTTTAAGGAGTATGAGGGAATCATTGCCCTGATGTCAGCAGGAATTGCCATCAGATCAGCTGCACCCCTCCTCACCGACAAGTGGCATGATCCGGCAGTGGTCGTCGTAACACCCGGGCTTGCATATGCAGTCCCGATCCTCGGAGGCCATCATGGTGCAAATGATCTCGCATTCCGCCTCGGCGAGATCGGGATCGCCCCGGTCATCTCAACCGCAACCGAGGCTCATGGCCGCCCCTCGGTCGAGGGAATCGCGTCATCTGGTGCGCACCGCATCGCCAACCGTATCTCAACCCGGAGGGTGAATGCCGCGTTCCTTGATGGTGATGTCCCGGTCTATGAGATACCAGAGCCCGGTATTGTTGTTGCCGGTCCCGGTGTATCGGTGCTGATCCAGGAGAAACCCTATATGGTTGGAATCGGATGCAGGCTTGGCATACGCCCGGAAGAGGTGAAAGAGGCAGTCGAAGCTGCACTTGATGATGCAGGCATCCGTTTGGGCGAGGTGGGTGCATATGTGACCACGGCACAGAAGAGGAGAGACTCCGGGCTCGCACAGGGGATCTCAATGCTTGGGGGTGTCCTCATGTACCTGGAAGACCATACCA
It includes:
- a CDS encoding response regulator — protein: MTATVLVVDDNPGIVEVFVTMLKRGGYTTYSAGSGEEGLALLEDITPDLILLDIMMEPMDGWEALEQIKFNPKTRDIPVLMLTAKQLTPDEAKEYGMYIEDYIIKPFTHSELYDAIEHVLKRKREIEEAVELASERGANSVLVAEYARLVKSVDVNKRLIRILETTYSLRDKRDGSFEKIENAIQSMKKGLGIQESRLEQLRTQLGL
- a CDS encoding roadblock/LC7 domain-containing protein, coding for MTASGSLKEKVRQFIDEIRAVPGVGECALVSNDGILIGKTFEDSLAAQSFGAMCATLYASSEAASSVVNIESPAYVMVRGSRQSILVVGAGPRLLIAGIVDEEADMTDISSRLQEIGERIGGAL
- a CDS encoding damage-control phosphatase ARMT1 family protein, with amino-acid sequence MRITNECQDCLLSRVRFEAELVTGDQRLIDEAIEAARQLLTDLFDDDVPAPVIASAVHRCCYRIVGSDDPYRSLKYNDTLTARDVQTKVMPLINDFHSAVIAATIGNAIDYGVAGHSVAEDFVGYFRDEFETGLYHDDTAGIESLARRVVYFTDNTGEILFDRILIEELKNLGAYVTVAVKESPMLNDATLKEARDAGIEEVADHLTTTGGGAELGVNLDLIPPDLAEALKSATLVISKGLANYESLSHYTGLPPVACLMMVKCDPIARDLDVPKGVKIAKLLR
- a CDS encoding NfeD family protein, whose amino-acid sequence is MVLETNLYYALIVIGALLILYEAINPGFFAAVPGTTMIVLGIMFMMGIDVFGSVWGMVIGVASALIAASLSVLLYRRLSPEQLPTTMSRDSLIGKTGRVVREVRSDDLTGKVSVSGVEWSAKSADGTIAPGTTVTIVDAAGVHIIVEEV
- a CDS encoding SPFH domain-containing protein codes for the protein MVLVDNLVTFTLILVIVFIFARGVVIVQPYQQGLTIRLGTYTGRMNPGFRWIVPFITEVIKMDLRTQVIDVPSQEVITKDNSPTNVDAIIYVRVMDPEKAYFEVSAYKSATVALAQTSLRGIIGDMELDEVLYNRDLINTKLRDMLDRETDQWGVKVERVEIKEVDPIGAVKQAMTEQTSAERERRAAILRADGEKRAAILQAEGVRQSMILEAEGERQSKILRAEGERQGKILMSQGEAQGLRILALGSRPLDKRAITVLSLETLKKMSEGEATKIVLPFEISSLIKQSAQFLGATEDFSDVDTKDLMELSEDILGEMPSGGEVVSTAKEIVKDIESTVDTADMKIMSKDKLE
- a CDS encoding GNAT family N-acetyltransferase, which encodes MTATIRELKPEDFHLAETLWLEYRGQKADPKNERIFGIFNDTELQATARCTRHPAGLEMDCVFTPEKHRGKGYARMAVQALLDACGAETIYIHSTLPLITFYTSLGFQRIEERKMPETIRDRFIFCFGEMEGCNAIPMVRPGVKK
- a CDS encoding site-2 protease family protein, which gives rise to MEWYYPVLLAIGIYALAAAVIRRNGLFPENVSFFGPIMAIRTENVRFFDHFKSLSGFFRVYGTIGVLMVVFISGLMTYLLIRTTEITLLTQPEPTDFQKPQNILLIPGVNEFIPSSFAVWTALVLTIAIHEFGHGILCRIEGIAVKSTGLLLAVIPIGAFVEPDEEDLDRTHGMAKMRMFGAGIANNLTIGLACFIALVLLLGMVAPSPVPVVTGVYQDYPAWEADLPYPSIITMVDGTPVASRDEVTALLAGTAPGDSITLVVEKDNTLIERTLTLSEWPDELATGDEISSGFMGVSYYDSERVVMVFENLASPEGMLYLLIAPLNIVPGAEFLRVIPYETVESTYLQVPFDGFWPVIHLLFWLGWINIMVGIFNALPMLPLDGGHILREGLTRFLDKLGLVKYVDRIVVSVSWAVLFMLLSPLILPYLFHL
- the rnhB gene encoding ribonuclease HII — encoded protein: MFYGVDEAGKGAVLGPMVTAAVGILDLSLLLDTGVRDSKTLSRERREEMFLLLEDVCCYHAVVLQPHEIDSLLARESMNMVVARAHAASLDGLPHPENPTSSSAYLDACDVNAERFGRTVSQLLKTPCAVISEHRADSAHRIVAAASIIAKVLRDRAIDELSEEYGDIGSGYPSDTLTIHFLKEYIREHGVAPPCSRSRWKTVSALLSNRNQSNLFDF
- a CDS encoding potassium channel family protein, whose protein sequence is MYIIVVGLGGIGRSLAATAGDNGDSVVVIDKNEERCADILEEYDLLAITGNATDKTILEDAGIDRADALVATTSDDAANLMTCWLAKRYAVSNVVSIVNQTEHSELFKEVGVRISENPDEIVARSLYTWAENPNTQALASIPGGGIFEITVDAGSSGADRPIHEFEVKDYIFIAIHRGGELIIPRGDTVILPEDTITVFSKKDAEMKILRYLNNQFRKG
- a CDS encoding NAD(P)/FAD-dependent oxidoreductase gives rise to the protein MKRKYDMLVVGGGPGGALAAETAAKQGLSVCLVEKRPAIGVPVRCAEGIGKELLNDFLPPDPKWISSDIEKAKLVAPDGFSMLLEPSMSGNEVGYVLDRKVFDRELIWKAAEAGAEIYMKARASAPIMKDGAVGGAVVEQHGKIYDVEADVVVAADGVESKFAKWAGIDTTVPLNEIETCAQYLMTGIDIDAATTSFYLGNEVAPAGYAWIFPKGDGTANVGLGIGGGKSGDGHRAKDYLDRFVSKNFPDGKTIELVIGGVSVCRPLASTVADNMLIVGDAARVSDPITGGGIYNAMYTGRLAAETALSALENGDTSKAALMPYDTEWRESKMGKTLERNYAVKEVFVKLSDEKLNAIVHSVAKIHLAEFSTLSLIKELIKANPSLIFDLRHLKAFL
- a CDS encoding 4Fe-4S binding protein, whose translation is MLTIRRDICGYCGACVSVCPEGALELIDAYLEVDSACIECGICERVCPLGALEVAEE
- a CDS encoding bifunctional cobalt-precorrin-7 (C(5))-methyltransferase/cobalt-precorrin-6B (C(15))-methyltransferase — protein: MTTSELKGGPTQPEICAVAVDKLGVQKSDIAVDIGCGTGTVSIALAERAEHVYAIDIREEAIRVAQNAILTGGCSNITLVLGNATEFLEDLDEDEIIDVAFIGGTQDLETVLLALVERRVRSIVVNAVLLETAVLAISTMKRLGIFSEAVHLQVSRAHDLNGKTIFKPINPIYIITGRCR
- a CDS encoding cobalt-factor II C(20)-methyltransferase, with the protein product MLTAVGLGPGDPELLTLKAVRLLREADTVFVPGEMAYTLVSPYRTDAVTLDFPMTHDEAYIEECMEANAGAIAPSALHGRAVFGIIGDPNFFSTFSRVTAILKRDYPDIQIDSVPGISSITAFPSIAGIPIQKSFAVSDGSEPDVLIRLKVRKPQEEAEHLKREGYSEFMLVERMYMEGMAVFSGDSLPPTSSYFSIMYARR
- a CDS encoding cobalt-precorrin-4/precorrin-4 C(11)-methyltransferase — its product is MKTFYIVGAGCGDPGLITVRGMELLKKADILIYAGSLVNPELVHASGAAVKLDSIKMNLPEICSAIRDGLQEDKLVVRLHSGDPALYGAIVEQMAVLAKDGISAEIVPGVSSLFGAAAALKTQLTLRGVSESVIITRPAGATLDKDKIAQFSRTGETLVIFLGTEKLREIMDSVECLPETPAAVVYHATWDDEIVVKGTVADIADKAEAAGITKTALIIIGKAVLGIESGFTHSHLYS
- the cbiG gene encoding cobalt-precorrin 5A hydrolase, with the protein product MPDAETIAGAIGADTLEYQDGIFQRAFKEYEGIIALMSAGIAIRSAAPLLTDKWHDPAVVVVTPGLAYAVPILGGHHGANDLAFRLGEIGIAPVISTATEAHGRPSVEGIASSGAHRIANRISTRRVNAAFLDGDVPVYEIPEPGIVVAGPGVSVLIQEKPYMVGIGCRLGIRPEEVKEAVEAALDDAGIRLGEVGAYVTTAQKRRDSGLAQGISMLGGVLMYLEDHTINSIAGPSPSRADLIGLSGVAEPCALAMAEIGRLVMKKTTYGRVTIAIGR